One genomic segment of Rhizorhabdus phycosphaerae includes these proteins:
- a CDS encoding GNAT family N-acetyltransferase, with the protein MLLRPARPGDLDDLHAILSDVRSMRYWSTPPHAEIGQTADWLADTMAIPPEEGEDFVIEREGRVIGKAGLYRFPEIGFILHPDHWRQGLAREALAAVIHRAFTVHRLPRILADVDPDNAASLALLRGLGFLETGRAERTWLVGGRWCDSVYLALDAGDRRVGR; encoded by the coding sequence TTGCTGCTGCGGCCCGCGAGACCCGGCGATCTCGACGATCTTCATGCGATCCTCTCGGACGTTCGGTCGATGCGCTACTGGTCGACCCCGCCCCATGCCGAGATCGGGCAGACCGCCGACTGGCTGGCCGATACGATGGCGATCCCGCCCGAGGAGGGAGAGGACTTCGTCATCGAGCGCGAAGGCCGGGTAATCGGGAAGGCCGGGCTCTACCGCTTTCCCGAGATCGGCTTCATCCTGCACCCCGACCATTGGCGGCAGGGGCTGGCGCGAGAGGCTTTGGCTGCCGTGATACACCGCGCCTTCACGGTTCATCGCCTGCCGCGCATCCTCGCCGACGTCGATCCCGACAATGCGGCGTCGCTCGCTCTGTTGCGTGGGCTGGGCTTTCTGGAAACGGGGCGTGCCGAGCGGACCTGGCTCGTTGGTGGCCGCTGGTGCGACAGCGTCTATCTCGCGCTCGATGCCGGGGATCGGCGCGTCGGGCGCTAG
- a CDS encoding nuclear transport factor 2 family protein: MTDIRAVVERWYDCLGRMDVEGFAATMHDDVVLNVAGRTAVSGRCNGKRQLFEEVFPKVMANLVPGKVNLGRRYRIFAVDPPIVVGMMEGGAETLDGERYEQTYCQVFRVEGEQIVELWEYFDTVQAEARLFGKAIDVGEPLADPLRF, from the coding sequence ATGACGGATATCCGGGCGGTGGTGGAGCGCTGGTACGATTGCCTCGGGCGGATGGACGTCGAGGGTTTCGCCGCGACGATGCACGACGATGTCGTGCTCAATGTTGCGGGGCGGACGGCGGTCTCCGGCCGCTGCAACGGCAAGCGCCAGCTGTTCGAGGAGGTCTTCCCCAAGGTCATGGCCAATCTGGTGCCGGGCAAGGTCAATCTGGGCCGGCGCTATCGCATCTTCGCGGTCGACCCGCCGATCGTCGTCGGCATGATGGAGGGCGGTGCCGAGACGCTGGACGGCGAGCGATACGAGCAGACCTATTGCCAGGTCTTCCGCGTCGAGGGCGAGCAGATCGTCGAGCTGTGGGAATATTTCGACACCGTCCAGGCCGAGGCGCGGCTGTTCGGCAAGGCGATCGACGTCGGTGAGCCGCTCGCCGATCCTCTCCGCTTCTGA
- a CDS encoding VOC family protein, translating into MMELRYVTVGTNDMEKALAFYADLLATQGATKMFDHPSGGAVFGKEGKPMLGLVRPFDGKDATAGNGTMIAFELESREAVDAFHAKALALGGADEGAPGERGPGFYMSYFRDLDGNKFSACKFG; encoded by the coding sequence ATGATGGAATTGCGCTACGTCACCGTGGGCACCAACGACATGGAAAAGGCGCTTGCCTTCTACGCCGATCTGCTGGCGACGCAGGGTGCGACGAAGATGTTCGACCATCCGAGTGGGGGCGCGGTGTTCGGCAAGGAGGGCAAGCCGATGCTGGGTCTCGTCCGTCCGTTCGACGGCAAGGATGCGACCGCCGGCAATGGCACGATGATCGCGTTCGAGCTGGAAAGCCGCGAGGCGGTCGACGCCTTCCATGCCAAGGCGCTGGCGCTGGGCGGGGCCGACGAAGGCGCGCCGGGCGAGCGTGGCCCGGGCTTCTACATGTCCTATTTCCGCGATCTCGACGGCAACAAATTCTCGGCCTGCAAATTCGGCTGA
- the gltX gene encoding glutamate--tRNA ligase, which translates to MSAQTDTKAVVTRFAPSPTGFLHIGGARTALFNWLFARHHGGKFLLRIEDTDRARSTQPAIDAILDGMQWLDLNWDGDVVYQFARADRHAQVAQELLDKGHAYRCYATPEELAELREQQRAAKQPLRYDGRWRDRDPSEAPAGAPFVIRLKAPREGEVTIDDQVQGPVTVQNAELDDMILLRSDGTPTYMLAVVVDDHDMGVTHVIRGDDHLNNAFRQLALIRAMGWPEPVYAHIPLIHGADGAKLSKRHGALGVDAYRDEMGLLAEAVNNYLLRLGWGHGDDEIISREQAIEWFDLAGVGRSPSRFDFKKLENLNGHYIREADDARLAALIAPGVAAAAGCELGPSEQDLLLRSIPHLKVRAKDLNELREGAAFLFRTRPLDMDEKAASLLDEPGKALLAQAREALGATADWSADALEAAVRSVAESGGIGLGKVAQPLRAALTGRTTSPGIFDVLALLGREESLGRLDDQLR; encoded by the coding sequence TTGAGCGCACAGACGGACACAAAGGCGGTCGTCACCCGCTTCGCCCCCTCGCCCACGGGATTCCTCCATATCGGCGGCGCCCGCACCGCCCTGTTCAACTGGCTGTTCGCGCGCCACCATGGCGGCAAATTCCTGCTGCGGATCGAGGATACCGATCGCGCGCGTTCGACGCAGCCCGCGATCGACGCCATTTTGGACGGTATGCAGTGGCTGGACCTGAACTGGGACGGCGATGTCGTCTATCAGTTCGCCCGCGCCGATCGCCACGCGCAGGTGGCGCAGGAGCTGCTCGACAAGGGCCATGCCTATCGCTGCTATGCGACGCCCGAAGAACTGGCCGAGCTGCGCGAGCAGCAGCGCGCCGCCAAGCAGCCGCTGCGCTATGACGGCCGCTGGCGCGACCGCGATCCCTCCGAGGCGCCCGCCGGCGCGCCCTTCGTCATCCGGCTGAAGGCCCCGCGCGAAGGCGAGGTGACGATCGACGACCAGGTCCAGGGCCCGGTCACGGTACAGAATGCCGAGCTGGACGACATGATCCTGCTGCGGTCGGACGGCACCCCCACCTATATGCTCGCGGTGGTCGTCGACGATCACGACATGGGCGTCACCCACGTGATCCGCGGCGACGACCATCTCAACAACGCCTTCCGCCAGCTGGCGCTGATCCGCGCGATGGGCTGGCCGGAGCCGGTCTATGCCCATATCCCGCTGATTCACGGCGCTGACGGCGCGAAGCTGTCGAAGCGCCACGGCGCGCTGGGCGTCGATGCCTATCGCGACGAGATGGGGCTGTTGGCCGAGGCGGTGAACAATTATCTGCTGCGGCTCGGCTGGGGCCATGGCGACGACGAGATCATCAGCCGCGAACAGGCGATCGAGTGGTTCGACCTCGCGGGCGTCGGCCGCTCGCCCTCGCGCTTCGATTTCAAGAAGCTCGAGAATCTCAACGGCCACTATATCCGCGAAGCCGACGACGCCCGCCTTGCCGCGCTCATCGCCCCCGGAGTCGCGGCAGCGGCAGGGTGCGAGCTCGGCCCTTCGGAGCAGGACTTACTGCTGCGCAGCATCCCCCACCTGAAGGTAAGGGCGAAGGATCTCAACGAGTTGCGGGAAGGCGCCGCCTTTCTGTTTCGCACCCGCCCGCTCGATATGGACGAGAAGGCGGCATCGCTGCTAGACGAGCCGGGCAAGGCGTTGCTGGCCCAGGCCCGCGAAGCGCTCGGCGCCACTGCCGACTGGTCCGCGGACGCCCTCGAGGCGGCCGTCCGGTCGGTGGCGGAATCAGGGGGGATCGGCCTCGGCAAGGTGGCACAACCGCTTCGCGCGGCGCTCACCGGACGCACGACCTCCCCGGGCATATTCGACGTCCTGGCCCTCCTCGGTCGCGAGGAGAGCCTGGGACGACTGGATGACCAACTGCGCTGA
- the lexA gene encoding transcriptional repressor LexA has product MLTRKQHELLCFIQERLSATGVSPSFEEMKEALELKSKSGVHRLISALEERNFIRRLPNRARALEVLRVPEMSGKVAASTAKAKAPAVVPQAANENVLEIPLHGRIAAGLPIEAMEGQSSLSVPAALLGPGEHYALEVSGDSMVEAGILDGDYALIRRAETARDGEIVVALIADHEATLKYFRREGGMVRLDPANRSYDPQRYRPDQVQIQGKLAGLLRRY; this is encoded by the coding sequence ATGCTCACGCGCAAGCAACATGAACTGCTCTGCTTCATCCAGGAGCGCCTGTCGGCGACCGGGGTCTCGCCTTCCTTCGAGGAAATGAAGGAAGCGCTGGAGCTCAAGTCCAAGTCGGGCGTGCACCGCCTGATCAGCGCGCTCGAGGAACGCAATTTCATCCGCCGCCTGCCCAATCGCGCCCGCGCGCTGGAAGTGCTGCGTGTGCCGGAAATGTCGGGAAAGGTCGCGGCGTCCACCGCCAAGGCGAAGGCTCCGGCTGTCGTGCCGCAGGCCGCGAACGAGAATGTGCTCGAGATTCCGCTGCACGGCCGCATCGCCGCCGGCCTGCCGATCGAGGCGATGGAGGGACAGAGCTCGCTCTCGGTTCCCGCCGCGTTGCTCGGCCCGGGCGAACATTATGCGCTGGAGGTGTCGGGAGACTCGATGGTCGAGGCCGGCATTCTCGATGGCGACTATGCGCTCATCCGCCGCGCGGAGACTGCCCGCGACGGCGAGATCGTGGTGGCGCTGATCGCCGACCATGAAGCGACGCTGAAATATTTCCGGCGCGAAGGCGGCATGGTCCGGCTCGATCCGGCCAACCGCTCCTATGATCCGCAGCGTTATCGCCCGGATCAGGTGCAGATCCAGGGCAAGCTCGCCGGACTGCTGCGCCGCTACTGA
- a CDS encoding permease — protein sequence MTKLNRRGVLAALPALYLATRAGSVRAGKPGIAGQEAFQKELAPFWDQLAMLPSIRQPATKAPSDGICYMFTNKDCAVCQVVHQQFPKGFRALEMRYIVYPWPGEPYRELNYLYRPETTLAEYETYMARKLTATSPSDSSAQVDLVMAVAADMAAALVEGGSFGTPFFFHGIEGDTPGQMIFSAGDIVAMGPLLDRAA from the coding sequence ATGACGAAGCTGAACAGACGCGGCGTGCTCGCGGCCCTGCCCGCCCTCTACCTCGCGACCCGCGCCGGCAGTGTCCGCGCGGGCAAGCCTGGGATCGCCGGACAGGAGGCCTTCCAGAAGGAACTGGCCCCCTTCTGGGACCAGCTGGCGATGCTCCCCAGCATCCGCCAGCCCGCGACAAAGGCGCCCAGCGACGGCATCTGCTACATGTTCACCAACAAGGACTGCGCGGTGTGCCAGGTGGTGCACCAGCAATTCCCCAAGGGCTTTCGCGCGCTGGAGATGCGCTACATCGTCTATCCCTGGCCGGGTGAGCCCTATCGCGAGCTCAACTATCTCTACCGTCCGGAAACGACCCTGGCCGAGTATGAGACCTATATGGCCAGGAAGCTGACCGCGACCTCCCCTTCCGACAGCAGCGCGCAAGTGGACCTCGTCATGGCCGTCGCCGCCGACATGGCGGCCGCACTAGTCGAAGGCGGCAGCTTCGGCACCCCCTTCTTCTTCCACGGCATCGAAGGCGATACCCCCGGCCAGATGATCTTCAGCGCGGGGGATATCGTGGCGATGGGGCCGCTGCTGGATCGGGCGGCCTAA
- a CDS encoding cation:proton antiporter: MLGFSSPEPYILWLTGVGLLIALVAWLPLALKRLPLSLPIICIAIGAAIVLIPGMAFEPSPLAYPAITERFTEFVVIVALMGAGLKLDRLFSWRRWCVTWRLLAITMPLSILAITAIGGWGLGLSWTAALLLGASLAPTDPVLAADVQVGPPKTGEEDEVRFGLTSEAGLNDGLAFPFVNLAIALSVAAATGEPWVRDWVLHDVIWEIGAGVVVGFVIGKLFGWLTFHVPAETKLAQTGDGLIAIAATLISYGVTEILDCYGFLAVFVTALSLRRSHRDHEFHHEMHAITEQVERLAMMVLLLLFGAALAGGLLAALQWRDVLAAAAIILLVRPAAGLVGLIGFPAARSEKLTLAFFGIRGVGSFYYLAYGLNHAEFGQAERLWAIVALVALFSIVLHGLTVTPVMRSLDRLNGRDPDEGGAGAAGSGP; the protein is encoded by the coding sequence ATGCTCGGCTTCTCCTCCCCGGAACCCTATATTCTCTGGTTGACGGGGGTGGGGCTGCTGATCGCGCTGGTCGCCTGGTTGCCGCTCGCCCTGAAACGGCTTCCGCTGTCGCTGCCGATCATCTGCATCGCCATCGGCGCAGCGATCGTCCTGATCCCAGGCATGGCGTTCGAGCCGTCGCCTCTCGCCTATCCCGCGATCACCGAGCGCTTTACCGAGTTCGTCGTCATCGTCGCTCTGATGGGCGCGGGCCTCAAGCTCGATCGTCTCTTCAGCTGGCGGCGCTGGTGCGTCACCTGGCGGCTGCTCGCCATCACCATGCCGCTATCGATCCTGGCCATCACGGCCATCGGAGGGTGGGGTCTGGGCCTGTCCTGGACCGCGGCACTGCTTCTCGGTGCCAGCCTGGCGCCCACGGATCCGGTCCTCGCCGCGGATGTCCAGGTCGGCCCTCCGAAGACGGGCGAGGAAGATGAAGTGCGGTTCGGGCTGACCTCCGAAGCGGGTTTGAACGACGGCCTGGCATTTCCTTTCGTGAACCTAGCGATCGCGCTCAGCGTGGCGGCCGCCACCGGAGAGCCCTGGGTGCGCGACTGGGTGTTGCACGACGTGATCTGGGAGATCGGGGCCGGCGTCGTGGTGGGGTTCGTCATCGGCAAGCTGTTCGGCTGGCTGACCTTCCACGTGCCGGCAGAAACCAAGCTCGCCCAGACCGGTGACGGGCTGATCGCCATCGCGGCCACGCTGATCTCTTACGGCGTTACGGAGATCCTGGACTGCTACGGCTTTCTCGCGGTGTTCGTGACGGCCCTCAGCCTGCGCCGGTCGCATCGCGATCATGAGTTTCATCATGAAATGCACGCGATCACCGAGCAGGTCGAGCGCCTTGCCATGATGGTGCTGCTCCTCCTGTTCGGGGCTGCCCTTGCGGGCGGCCTGCTGGCCGCGCTTCAATGGCGGGACGTGCTTGCCGCTGCCGCGATCATCCTGCTAGTCCGTCCCGCCGCCGGGCTGGTGGGGCTGATCGGCTTTCCGGCGGCCCGGTCCGAAAAACTGACCCTCGCCTTTTTCGGGATAAGGGGCGTGGGCTCCTTTTATTATCTCGCCTATGGACTGAACCATGCGGAGTTCGGGCAAGCCGAGCGGCTATGGGCCATCGTCGCTCTGGTCGCGCTTTTCTCGATCGTGCTGCACGGACTGACGGTCACGCCCGTCATGCGCTCGCTCGACCGCCTGAACGGTCGAGACCCTGACGAAGGGGGTGCGGGCGCAGCTGGTTCCGGGCCTTAG
- the gltA gene encoding citrate synthase: MADSVKLELGGKSSEYPVLSGSVGPDVVDIRKLYANTGAFTYDPGFTSTASCQSALTYIDGDQGVLLHRGYPIDQLAEQSSFMEVAYLLLNGELPSAKGLDDFTYTISRHTMLHEQLAQFYRGFRRDAHPMAIMCGVVGALSAFYHDSTDINDPKQRLIASHRLIAKIPTIAAMAYKYSVGQPFVYPKNDLSYTANFLRMTFGVPAEEYEADPVIVSAMDKIFILHADHEQNASTSTVRLAGSSGANPFACIAAGIACLWGPAHGGANEAALNMLREIGTPDRIPEYIARAKNKDDPFRLMGFGHRVYKNFDPRAKVLSKAATEVLDKLGINDPVLDTARELERIALSDQYFIDKKLYPNVDFYSGVILSAIGFPTTMFTVLFALARTVGWVAQWNEMISDPEQKIGRPRQLYTGPTQRDYIPVSQR, encoded by the coding sequence ATGGCTGATTCTGTGAAACTGGAGCTCGGCGGAAAGTCGTCCGAATATCCGGTCCTGTCGGGTTCCGTCGGTCCCGATGTCGTCGACATCCGCAAGCTCTACGCCAACACCGGCGCCTTCACCTATGATCCGGGTTTCACCTCGACTGCGTCGTGCCAGTCGGCGCTGACCTATATCGACGGCGACCAGGGCGTCCTGCTCCACCGCGGCTATCCCATCGACCAGCTCGCCGAGCAGTCGAGCTTCATGGAAGTCGCCTATCTGCTGCTCAACGGCGAACTGCCGAGCGCCAAGGGCCTCGACGATTTCACCTACACGATCAGCCGCCACACGATGCTGCACGAGCAGCTGGCACAATTCTACCGCGGCTTCCGTCGCGATGCGCACCCGATGGCGATCATGTGCGGCGTCGTCGGCGCGCTGTCGGCCTTCTACCATGATTCGACCGACATCAACGATCCGAAGCAGCGCCTGATCGCGTCGCACCGCTTGATCGCGAAGATCCCGACGATCGCGGCGATGGCCTATAAATATTCGGTGGGTCAGCCCTTCGTCTATCCGAAGAACGACCTCAGCTACACCGCCAACTTCCTGCGCATGACCTTCGGGGTTCCGGCCGAGGAATATGAGGCGGATCCGGTGATCGTGTCTGCGATGGACAAGATCTTCATCCTGCATGCCGACCATGAGCAGAACGCCTCGACCTCGACCGTCCGCCTGGCGGGTTCGTCGGGCGCCAACCCCTTTGCTTGCATCGCAGCGGGCATCGCCTGCCTGTGGGGTCCGGCGCATGGCGGCGCGAACGAGGCCGCGCTCAACATGCTGCGCGAGATCGGCACGCCGGACCGCATTCCCGAGTATATCGCCCGCGCGAAGAACAAGGACGACCCCTTCCGCCTGATGGGCTTCGGCCACCGCGTGTACAAGAATTTCGACCCGCGCGCTAAGGTGCTCAGCAAGGCCGCGACCGAGGTGCTCGACAAGCTGGGCATCAACGACCCGGTCCTCGACACCGCCCGCGAGCTCGAGCGGATCGCGCTCAGCGACCAGTATTTCATCGACAAGAAGCTTTACCCGAATGTCGACTTCTACTCGGGCGTGATCCTGTCGGCGATCGGTTTCCCGACGACGATGTTCACCGTCCTCTTCGCGCTCGCCCGCACCGTCGGCTGGGTCGCGCAGTGGAACGAGATGATCTCCGACCCCGAACAGAAGATCGGCCGCCCGCGCCAGCTCTACACCGGCCCGACGCAGCGCGACTATATCCCCGTCAGCCAGCGCTAA
- a CDS encoding ComEC/Rec2 family competence protein, with product MAFRGLNPLAAIERRLEAERDQIALWLPVALGAGIAAWLVLPDRFAWFAAMAGFAALAFAGCAIGLGSRLGRMMAVGGAVALFGVVLIWTRADWVASPRIDRPVVAVVAGRVAAVERLPAREIVRITVEDVAAPLPPRLRLNIDQAQVDDRLSVGDRIAVRARLMPPAPPPVPGAQDFARTAWFQRLGATGKALDKPAVTQGREGGWLGWLADGRAALSRHIEARLPGSEGGVAASLATGDQGAIAEEDAEALRRAGLAHLLSVSGLHVSAVVGGVMLLTLRLLALSPTLALRAPLLLIAAGAGALAGVVYTLLSGAQVPTIRSCIAALLVLAGIAMGREAITLRLVATGALVVLLLWPEAIAGPSFQLSFAAVTALVALLDHPRIRAFAAPREEGWIMRRGRGLALLLLSGLVIEVALAPIALFHFHKSGLYGALANIVAIPLTTFVIMPGEALALLFDAAGLGAPFWWVAGKALSGLLWLARTVAEAPGAVTMLPTMGRLAFGLFLLGGLWLALWRTGLRRWGLLPCAAGGLLALTASAPDLLITGDARHVAFVLGDGRVALLRERAGDYVRGMLGEAAGHDGDALPVDALMQARCSTDLCVTEIARGGRRWRIAATRSPYRLDWARFTRTCASADIVISDRRLPRGCKARWLTIDRRLLARTGGMAIDLDRGGVATVAAEAGRHPWVRFDQ from the coding sequence GTGGCTTTTCGCGGGCTGAACCCGCTTGCCGCGATCGAGCGGCGGCTGGAGGCGGAGCGCGACCAGATCGCCTTGTGGCTGCCGGTTGCACTGGGCGCCGGCATTGCCGCCTGGCTGGTCCTGCCCGACCGTTTCGCCTGGTTCGCGGCGATGGCGGGCTTTGCCGCGCTCGCCTTCGCGGGGTGCGCAATCGGCCTCGGTTCGCGGCTCGGGCGGATGATGGCGGTGGGCGGTGCGGTCGCGCTGTTCGGCGTCGTGCTGATCTGGACCCGCGCCGACTGGGTCGCCTCGCCGCGCATCGACCGGCCGGTGGTGGCGGTGGTTGCCGGGCGCGTCGCTGCGGTCGAGCGGCTGCCTGCGCGCGAGATCGTGCGGATCACGGTCGAAGATGTCGCCGCGCCGCTGCCGCCCCGGCTGCGCCTCAACATCGATCAGGCGCAGGTCGACGATCGGCTGTCCGTCGGTGATCGCATTGCTGTCCGCGCCCGGCTCATGCCGCCCGCGCCACCGCCGGTACCGGGCGCGCAGGACTTTGCGCGCACCGCCTGGTTCCAGAGGCTGGGCGCGACCGGCAAGGCGCTCGACAAGCCCGCGGTGACGCAAGGACGAGAGGGCGGCTGGCTGGGCTGGCTCGCCGACGGGCGCGCGGCGCTGTCCCGGCACATCGAAGCGCGGCTGCCGGGCAGCGAGGGCGGGGTAGCCGCCTCGCTCGCGACCGGCGATCAGGGCGCCATCGCGGAGGAGGATGCCGAGGCGCTACGTCGCGCGGGCCTCGCCCATCTGCTGTCGGTGTCGGGGCTCCATGTCTCGGCCGTGGTCGGGGGCGTGATGCTGCTGACCCTGCGGCTGCTGGCGCTCAGCCCGACGCTGGCGCTGCGCGCACCGTTGCTGCTGATCGCGGCAGGCGCGGGGGCGCTAGCCGGTGTCGTCTACACATTATTGTCGGGCGCGCAGGTGCCGACGATCCGGTCGTGTATCGCCGCGCTGCTCGTCCTCGCCGGCATCGCGATGGGGCGCGAGGCCATCACGCTGCGGCTGGTCGCAACCGGTGCGCTGGTGGTCCTGCTGCTGTGGCCCGAAGCGATAGCTGGGCCCAGCTTCCAGTTGAGCTTTGCAGCGGTGACCGCGCTCGTCGCGCTGCTCGACCATCCGCGCATCCGAGCCTTTGCCGCGCCGCGCGAGGAAGGCTGGATCATGCGACGCGGACGCGGGCTCGCGCTGCTGCTGCTCTCGGGCCTCGTGATCGAAGTGGCGCTCGCGCCTATCGCGCTGTTTCATTTCCACAAATCGGGCCTTTACGGCGCGCTCGCCAATATCGTCGCGATCCCCCTCACCACCTTCGTGATCATGCCGGGCGAGGCGCTGGCGCTGCTCTTCGACGCTGCGGGGCTGGGCGCCCCCTTCTGGTGGGTGGCGGGCAAGGCGCTGTCGGGGCTCCTATGGCTGGCGCGGACGGTCGCCGAGGCGCCGGGGGCGGTGACGATGCTGCCGACCATGGGGCGGCTGGCGTTCGGCCTGTTTCTGCTGGGTGGCCTGTGGCTTGCGCTGTGGCGGACCGGTCTGCGCCGCTGGGGGCTGCTGCCCTGCGCTGCGGGAGGGCTGCTCGCGCTGACCGCGTCGGCGCCCGACCTGCTGATTACCGGCGACGCGCGTCATGTCGCCTTCGTGCTGGGCGACGGGCGTGTCGCGCTTCTCAGGGAGCGTGCGGGCGATTATGTGCGCGGCATGCTGGGTGAGGCGGCGGGCCATGACGGCGACGCACTGCCGGTCGACGCGCTGATGCAGGCGCGCTGCTCGACCGATCTCTGCGTCACCGAGATTGCGCGCGGTGGGCGGCGCTGGCGGATCGCGGCGACGCGCAGTCCCTATCGGCTCGACTGGGCTCGCTTCACGCGGACCTGTGCGAGCGCCGACATCGTCATCAGCGATCGCCGTCTGCCGCGCGGTTGCAAGGCACGCTGGCTGACGATCGACCGTCGCCTGCTCGCACGCACCGGCGGCATGGCGATCGATCTCGACCGCGGCGGCGTGGCGACCGTCGCGGCGGAGGCGGGGCGCCATCCCTGGGTAAGGTTCGATCAATGA
- a CDS encoding DUF2336 domain-containing protein, whose protein sequence is MMGLDDEWRPEGQSAATRWLHDAARALDSVESRIGRAASDLFHDDAVTLSDQHRAQIAQLIRALIGAIEDELRIRLIAGLEAAEPPTNGAFPSEIPLAPAPGAAHPHPDAALIAQLGSTATPIALPLLEPTPLLREPDLVAAMLRRVDEHRLALMLGRDSPYHVADLAQRLLDIGDPAIAEATMALLIAESRRYDQFGDPALARTDLQPGPHRKLLWAVAAALRHYLVVGQGMAEARADLLLASAVRGLLAEHDDADTLEARADALAKLLDARDLIDDRLLVDALEEGWLALFTAAIAARAGMDSSGVWSMVTDPGGLMLGTVLRAIDCAREAAVTMLYRIGSAEGVAEDIIVARAEAFDRLGRREAAEAVLIWRLDPNYRRAVIEIGEGGRRR, encoded by the coding sequence ATGATGGGGTTGGACGACGAGTGGCGGCCGGAAGGGCAGTCCGCGGCGACGCGATGGCTGCATGATGCCGCGCGCGCGCTCGACAGCGTCGAAAGCCGCATCGGCCGCGCCGCCAGCGATCTGTTCCACGACGACGCCGTCACCCTGTCCGACCAGCACCGCGCCCAGATTGCGCAACTGATCCGCGCGCTGATCGGCGCAATCGAGGACGAGCTGCGCATCCGCCTGATCGCCGGGCTGGAAGCCGCAGAACCGCCCACAAATGGGGCCTTTCCCTCCGAGATACCGCTTGCGCCCGCCCCAGGCGCGGCCCACCCGCACCCCGATGCCGCGCTGATCGCACAGCTGGGGTCCACCGCGACGCCGATCGCGCTGCCCCTGCTCGAACCCACCCCGCTGCTGCGCGAGCCCGACCTTGTCGCGGCGATGCTGCGCCGGGTGGACGAGCATCGGCTGGCGCTGATGCTGGGCCGCGACTCGCCCTATCATGTCGCCGACCTGGCACAGCGGCTGCTGGACATCGGCGACCCCGCGATCGCCGAGGCGACGATGGCGCTGCTGATCGCCGAGAGCCGCCGTTACGACCAGTTCGGCGACCCCGCGCTGGCCCGCACCGACCTGCAGCCCGGCCCCCACCGCAAGCTGCTCTGGGCGGTGGCGGCGGCGCTGCGCCATTATCTGGTCGTCGGACAAGGCATGGCCGAGGCGCGCGCCGACCTGTTGCTGGCCAGCGCGGTGCGCGGCCTGTTGGCCGAGCATGACGATGCCGACACGCTCGAGGCACGGGCGGATGCTCTGGCTAAGCTGCTCGACGCCCGCGACCTGATCGACGACCGGTTGCTGGTCGACGCGCTGGAGGAGGGCTGGCTGGCGCTGTTCACCGCCGCCATCGCCGCCCGCGCGGGGATGGATTCCTCGGGAGTCTGGTCGATGGTGACCGATCCCGGTGGCCTGATGCTGGGCACCGTGCTGCGCGCGATCGACTGCGCGCGCGAGGCGGCGGTGACGATGCTCTATCGCATCGGATCGGCCGAGGGCGTGGCCGAGGACATCATCGTAGCCCGCGCCGAGGCGTTCGACCGACTGGGCCGGCGCGAGGCCGCCGAGGCGGTGCTGATCTGGCGGCTGGACCCCAATTATCGCCGCGCGGTGATCGAGATCGGCGAAGGCGGCCGCCGCCGATGA
- the ung gene encoding uracil-DNA glycosylase: MADIKLHESWKGPLAPEFDAPYMAALRQYLMEQRAEGKRIFPAASEWFRALDLTPLDRVRVVILGQDPYHGPGQAHGLCFSVRPGVPPPPSLVNIYKELHSDLGLERPAHGFLEHWAKQGVLLLNSVLTVEMAQAASHRDRGWEKFTDAVIRLVNAKTDPVVFLLWGSYAQKKAAFVDSTDKGGRHLVLKAPHPSPLSAYNGFFGCRHFSKANAFLEAHGMAPINWALPAVE; this comes from the coding sequence ATGGCCGATATCAAGCTGCACGAGAGCTGGAAGGGACCGCTCGCCCCCGAATTCGACGCCCCCTATATGGCGGCGCTCCGCCAGTATCTGATGGAGCAGCGCGCCGAGGGGAAGCGCATCTTCCCGGCGGCGAGCGAGTGGTTTCGGGCGCTCGATCTCACCCCGCTCGACAGGGTGCGCGTGGTGATCCTTGGGCAGGATCCCTATCATGGGCCGGGCCAGGCACACGGCCTGTGCTTCAGCGTCCGTCCCGGCGTCCCGCCGCCGCCCAGCCTCGTCAACATCTACAAGGAACTGCACAGCGACCTGGGGCTCGAACGCCCGGCGCACGGCTTCCTCGAACATTGGGCGAAACAGGGCGTGCTGCTGCTCAATTCGGTGCTGACCGTGGAAATGGCCCAGGCCGCCTCCCACCGCGACCGCGGCTGGGAAAAGTTCACCGACGCGGTGATCCGGCTGGTCAATGCGAAGACCGATCCGGTCGTCTTCCTGCTGTGGGGCAGCTATGCGCAGAAGAAGGCGGCCTTCGTCGACAGCACCGACAAGGGCGGCCGCCACCTCGTCCTGAAGGCCCCGCATCCCTCGCCGCTATCGGCCTATAACGGCTTCTTCGGCTGCCGGCATTTCTCGAAGGCCAACGCCTTTCTGGAGGCGCATGGGATGGCGCCGATCAATTGGGCGCTGCCGGCGGTGGAGTAA